GAGTTTTACGCCCTCTGTGATCAACTGGAACTCTGTTTGGTAAGCAATATAAATGAGTTTATAATATAGAGTCTTCTTTATAAAACAGCTGTTTTAAAGTATTATTCTCAAAACTGCATTCATAAGAATTTCATGCAATGTAAAGTATATTAACGATCACGATCAGTCTACAGTGAGAAACTGTCAGAATGTCAAATATAAAAGtagattattgtaaaaatgcaaaagaaatgAGTGTTCTCATTGTACACTGAAGTTCAGCAGACTTATCCTTTGTGTCTTTTAGCGCCTGGCTCATGAGTGCCTCTCTCAGAGCATTGACAGTGCCAAACACTCTCCAAACCTGGTGCCTACAGCAACCAAACCTGACACAGTGCAAACAGAGTCCCTGTCTTACTCTCAGTATCTCAGTATGATCAAATCTCAGATATCTTGTGCTAAAGACATCCATAATGCTTTGCTGGAATGCTCCAAGAAAATAGCAGGAAAGAGTCAGCAGCAAGGCATCCTTTAACAGTGCTCATGTGCTGTGAATTTTCACGTTGTCAGATTGTCCTGAGAAGGACAATGTTTTTAGATGGggtttgtaaataataataacacaaaatacAATTTTGGTTTACAGAAGTATACAGTTTGATATTAAAAATGCACATACTTGTTGATTGCTTTATTAAATGGTGATGCTCTGTGCATTGATCAATACCCTGgcttttgtttgtatttctggGCTTAGAAATTGTGGAATTTATAATACATATCCTAACAGGTataaaaataagattaaaatGAACACTGAATTGACAGCAATATATTCACCCTGGTCATTCATACTCTGAACAACAGTTACAGTAATTAATAGTCAAAGTGAAATGTAtgcttatttaatttttatgctTATTATGTTTAAGGatgttgtatattattattgtatactgtatacacacacacacatatacactactcacaaaaagttaaggatattcagctttcgggtgaaatttcaggatgcacctaaaatgcactataacctttacaggtgaacttaatttgaccttctctacacttttgaatgcacatgtccaactgttcagtgtttcagtactttttgcagaacttgctgttctctaacaaggtgcttaatggcaaaattcacaactggtgtttgatccatgaatccaccaataaattttctggttcagttagaattggtatttaaacagtcctcttcatcatgctgttcacattt
The window above is part of the Hemibagrus wyckioides isolate EC202008001 linkage group LG17, SWU_Hwy_1.0, whole genome shotgun sequence genome. Proteins encoded here:
- the med29 gene encoding mediator of RNA polymerase II transcription subunit 29 isoform X2; translated protein: MSQPQPPAANPQAVLQQPPPPPQQQQQQQLNQQQDFDPVHRFKMLIPQLKESLQNVMAIASQNFSHNTAIDNGIKSNDSTVQRFDKSLEEFYALCDQLELCLRLAHECLSQSIDSAKHSPNLVPTATKPDTVQTESLSYSQYLSMIKSQISCAKDIHNALLECSKKIAGKSQQQGIL